The DNA window CCCAGCATGTGGGGCTGCTGCCGAAAGCCGATCATCAGCAAGCCGACGACGAAAAGGGCGAAGTTGAGGAGGTTCGCGGACAGGGTCAGGTTGACGAGCCCGCCGGATTCCTCGGCCAGCCGCCAGGCGGGTTGGAACCAGCGCTCGGGGTCACGAAAGGCGAGGAATACCAACACGGCGTTCCAGGCCACGAGGAGGATCGCAAGCCCGAGGAGAGCCGCCGCAGGCACGGGACGAGGTCGAGGGATCGCTAGAGGCCATCGCGGAGACGTCTCTGAGCGATTTCCTCCCGACTCGCCTGGGGCCGGTTCGATCGCCATCAAGTTCTCCGGCGCTTCATGTCGAGGAAGTTCCCAGGGCCGCCGTTCCAGGCGGGCCGAACGACTGCAAAATAGCCCGTCCGAGCACAGCCGCGAAGCGAGGAGTCTGGAATGACGACCTTCACGACGAAGCGCGAGATCCCTGCAATCCCGTCCGCCGTCTTCGCCGCGTTTCGGGATCCGGTACGCCTCGCCCGGTGGTGGGGGCCGGACGGCTTCACCAACACGTTCGAGACGTTCGAGTTCCAGCCCGGCGGGCGCTGGGTCTTCGTCATGCACGGGCCCACCGGGGCGAACTACGACAACGAATCGCGGTTCGAGACGATCGTTCCGGACGAACAGGTCGTCATCCGACACGTCTCGCAGCCGCATTTCCGGCTCACCGTCACGCTCCAGGAGCAGCCGGCCGGAACCCTTCTCCTGTGGGAGCAGGCGTTCGACGACGACGACGTCGCGAAGGCCGTCCGCCACATCGTCGAGCCCGCGAACGAGCAAAACCTCGACCGGCTCTCGGCGGAGGTTCAAGCTGGCTGATCGGGGCGGCGTCGGACGGTCTTCCCCCCTCGCGGGGGAAGACAGATCGCGCAGCGATCAGATGAGGGGGACGACCGGCGTTGCACGCGCCTCCGATCGGTGGGCCTGAACGCGGCGCCGATCCCCCCTCATCCGGCCCTGCGGGCCACCTTCCCCCGCGAGGGGGGAAGGCCGTTATGGCTTTGCCATCTCATTCTGATCACGGCTTCTGCAGCTTGTACTCCACGAAGAACTGGAGCGAGCCGTCGGCCGTCTTGAACTCCTTGGGGCGTTCCTTGCCGGAGATGTCGTAGCAGACTTTCAGGGAGTCGCCGTTGCGCTCGTAGATGGCCGGGATGGTCTTGCCCTTGTTGGGGCCGTCGGTGCCGGTGATGTCGAGCGTCTTGGGCTTGGCGGCGGGGTCGCGCTTGCAGTCGCCCTTGTCGACCTGGCCGTTGATGGTCACCGTGTACTTGTCGTCCTTGACCTCCAGCTTGAACGTCTTCAGGAAGTCGTCGGGCAAGGGCTGGCCGGCCATCTCCCCCTTGGCCGGGATCCAGACGCCCTCCATCTGGTCGTTCACGTCGGCGGCGTCCGCGCCCGGTACGGCCGCGCAGCAGGTCAGGAGCATAGCGAAGGCGAAGAGCAGCTTGAGCGACATGGGGGACGTCCTCAGGGGTTGCGGTTCGGTTCGACGATGTTCTGAAAAGATACACGCCGGCGAACCGCGACGCCAATCATCCGAATC is part of the Paludisphaera rhizosphaerae genome and encodes:
- a CDS encoding SRPBCC family protein, giving the protein MTTFTTKREIPAIPSAVFAAFRDPVRLARWWGPDGFTNTFETFEFQPGGRWVFVMHGPTGANYDNESRFETIVPDEQVVIRHVSQPHFRLTVTLQEQPAGTLLLWEQAFDDDDVAKAVRHIVEPANEQNLDRLSAEVQAG
- a CDS encoding TIGR03067 domain-containing protein; the encoded protein is MSLKLLFAFAMLLTCCAAVPGADAADVNDQMEGVWIPAKGEMAGQPLPDDFLKTFKLEVKDDKYTVTINGQVDKGDCKRDPAAKPKTLDITGTDGPNKGKTIPAIYERNGDSLKVCYDISGKERPKEFKTADGSLQFFVEYKLQKP